A region from the Gossypium hirsutum isolate 1008001.06 chromosome A08, Gossypium_hirsutum_v2.1, whole genome shotgun sequence genome encodes:
- the LOC107891272 gene encoding uncharacterized mitochondrial protein AtMg00860-like yields the protein MRTSEEGDAHDVVTDGIRVDLKKIEAIVQWKAPKNVSEVRSFLGLTGYYRRFVNEFSKIALPMTNLLQKNVPFVWDDQCKESFEKLKQMLTAALVLTLLESGKDFIVYSYASLNGLGCVLMQDGK from the exons ATGCGGACTAGTGAAGAGGGTGATGCTCATGATGTGGTGACAG atggaattagagttgatctgaagaagattgaagctattGTTCAGTGGAAAGCACCGAAAAATGTATCAGAGGTACGTAGCTTCTTGGGATTAActggttattatcgaagatttgtaaatgaattttcAAAGATAGCCTTGCCGATGACAAAtttattgcaaaagaatgttccATTTGTTTGGGATGATCAGTGTaaggaaagttttgagaaattaaagcaAATGTTGACTGCGGCACTGGTTTTGACTTTATTAGAGTCAGGAAAAGATTTTATTGTATACAGTTATGCTTCTTTGAATGGTcttggatgtgttttgatgcaagacggaaagtga